In Candidatus Hydrogenedens sp., the genomic window ATTGCTAAGGAAAAGCAAATTGCACTCCGCATCACATGTAGTGAAACACCTATTCAATGGGCAACCCCAAAATGGGTTTACGATGTCGGTGCTAAGGGCTATTTCTTTACACCACTACAAGGAACAAAAGAAGACGGAACACATTGGGAACCTGATTATAGTGACCCTATATTCTTAGAAAAATTAGACCATTTCTTACAAGAGTTAGCAAAACGGTACGATGGCAACCCTGAAGTTGCCTTCATAGATATTGGCTCATTAGGTGTCTGGGGAGAAGGGCATACGTGGCATAGTTCACAACAAAAAATCAGCGTCGAGACGGTAAAAAAACATATAGACTTGCACGTCAAACATTTTAAAAACACCTTAATCGCTTTGAACGATGATAGTATTACCAATGGACAAAAGATAACAGAATTGTCACCAGAGCAAAAAGAGATAATCGCTTATGCGAAAGAAAAAGGCTTAACCCTTCGCGATGATAGTATATTAGTTCAAGGTGGAGAGTATGCGTATATGAGTGCAGGTATTGCACAGGAGTTTTGGAAAGATAAAGCGGTGATTTTAGAAAGTGAACATTATGGCAATTCTAAAACAAATGGACATTGGGGAGACGGAACAAAATATCTACAAGCAGTAGAGGAGTATCATGCAAGTTATGCATCGATTCATTGGTGGCCCAGAGAATTCTTACAAGAGCGAAAAGATTTGATTGATAAAATGAATCTTCGGTTAGGTTATCGAATACTTCCTACCGAGATTAAATGGCAGAAACAAGTGAAAATCTCTAACAATCGATGGGATGTCGAGTATCAATTTGCTAATAAAGGAGTTGCACCTTGTTATAAAGGCGGTTTTCCAATATTTACATGGAAAGATGATAAAGGTGGAATTGTCGCCACATTTGTTGACGATACTTTTAATGTAAACACATTGCCAGTTAGTTTGCCTAATGAAGTTCAGACTATAAAACGGAAAGCCACATTTTTACTTCCCTACTTATTAAAAGAGGGAAATTATTCAGTTTACGTTTCCATCGGAACACGTACAGGAACACCAGTAATACAATTACCTATCTCAAATAAAGATAATGAGAAACGGTATTTAGTAGGACAGGTTGAAGTTATCCCATAAAGGTTTATGTTTATGAAAGATAAAAATATAAGAAAACATAATTTTATAGAAAGGAGATAAAATATGAATTTAGTTCGAAGTCATGTGTTAATCTGTGCGGGCGCAGGATGTGTCGCCTCAGGCTCTATGGAGGTAAGCAGTGCTTTCTCAGAAGCACTTGCAAAACATGGTTTATCAGAAGAAATACAAGTAGTACATACAGGATGTCTAGGTCCATGTGCCATTGGTCCTGTGGTTGTTATTTATCCTGACGCCATTTTCTATCAAGGTGTCAAAACAACAGATGTTGAAGACATCGTCGTTGAACATCTGTTAAAGGGTCGACCAGTCAGTAGATTAAATTTTAAATCTACGACAACCTCTCAGATTATACCTGCATTGCAGGAAATCGGTTTCTTTAAACAACAGACAAAAATTGTGTTAAGAAATTGCGGTATTATCGACCCTACAAAAATTGAAGAATATATAGCCAGGGATGGTTATCAAGCCTTAGCAAAGGTATTAACCCAAATGACACCCGAACAAGTTGTAGAAGAAGTCAAAAAA contains:
- a CDS encoding beta-galactosidase encodes the protein MDKWIIKNKDDVKIVIGIVLILISYPQFCFSSDVEFEVVHPEDTGEALINPGMGWVLHFYDNVPENYGSKLEPSDTVDDFPGLTVIYLRIAWSFLEPEEGKFNWSVLDTPAQRWIAKEKQIALRITCSETPIQWATPKWVYDVGAKGYFFTPLQGTKEDGTHWEPDYSDPIFLEKLDHFLQELAKRYDGNPEVAFIDIGSLGVWGEGHTWHSSQQKISVETVKKHIDLHVKHFKNTLIALNDDSITNGQKITELSPEQKEIIAYAKEKGLTLRDDSILVQGGEYAYMSAGIAQEFWKDKAVILESEHYGNSKTNGHWGDGTKYLQAVEEYHASYASIHWWPREFLQERKDLIDKMNLRLGYRILPTEIKWQKQVKISNNRWDVEYQFANKGVAPCYKGGFPIFTWKDDKGGIVATFVDDTFNVNTLPVSLPNEVQTIKRKATFLLPYLLKEGNYSVYVSIGTRTGTPVIQLPISNKDNEKRYLVGQVEVIP